CCGTACAGCCGCTGCGCGCCGACGTTCCAGGAGAGGATGACCGCGTCCATGCTCTTGCTGAAGATCGCGTCGTCCGACGATTCGACGATCGCCGCGAGGTGCGCGGTCCCGTTCTCGACGCCGCGGCGCCGCCGCTCCGTGTCGCTGGCGCGCGCGAAGCCCTCCGCGACCCCGAAGACGGTCACCGCAAACAGCGCCAGCACCGGCAGCGTGGAAGCGACGGCGGGCCACGAGTCCGTCGCCGGCAGCAGGTAGGCCCACGCCGCCGCCGTGGCGACGAACGCGGCCAGGAGGCCGACCGCGCGGCCGGCGCCGTAGGCGAGCGCAGCGATGGGCGGGATGTAAAGGAAGAGCCCGGGCGTCGCGATCATCTGGGAGCGCACCGAGAGCGAACGCAGGCCCACGGCGAGGAACGTGACGGCCGCCACTACCGCGACCGCCACAACGGCCTCGCCCAACACGCGGGCGCGACGGCGCGGCGGCGCCGCGGGCGCGATAATCCCGGCCGGCGGCCGGACGGGGAAACCGTTTCCGGCGGACGTCTGTGACGGCACTATGATGTACAGGATATCTACCCTGTTCCACGCTTCGGTTCCGCGGCGAACCGGGAGATGCCGAGGAACTGCCGGAGGACCCGCCGAACCCTGGCCTGCCGGGCGCCTCCCGGTTCGCCGCGCCCGCGCTGTCCCACATTTCGGATCAGGAGGCAGAGTCGTGCGCATGTTTCGTCTGATGGCCGCCGCGGCGGCCGCGGTCGCGCTCGTCTTCGGGTTGTTCCCCTCGATCTCGCCCACCGGCGCGGCCGGGTTCAAGACCGTCATCAGTTTCGGGGTCAACCGCGCCGCCGACGACCTCGATCCGGTGACGCAGGACGCCAACCCCAACATCTGGGCATATATGCAGATCTACCAGCAACTGGTGCGCGTCAACGCCGCGGGCGACGGGTTCGTCCCCGACCTCGCGACGAGCTGGAAGGTGTCGGCGGACGGCAAGATCTGGACGTTCACGCTGCGGCCCGACGCCGTGTTCTCTACCGGGGAACCCGTCACGTCGGCCGACGTCGTGTGGACCTTCCAGCGCGCGCACGATCTCGACGGCCCGTGGCAGTGGGCGCTCGAGCCGATGCAGGCGATCACGGCGGTGAACGCCCACACCGTGGCGATCACGCTGAAGGAGCCGTTCGCGCCGTTCCTCTCGGACGTGTCGCTGTTCTCCAACAGTATCGGGCCGGTGAGCAAGTTCAAGTCGGCGTCCCACGAAGAGATTTCGAACCACCCGATCGGGTCCGGCCCATACATGCTCGTCGATTGGAAGAAGGGCGAGCAGCTGACGATGCGGGCCAACCCGCACTACTACGGGCGCGGGCTGCCGAAGACGCCCGAGCTGCGGATCATCTACATCCCCGACGACAACACGCGCACGATCGCGCTGCAGTCCGGCCGCGTGGACGGCATCGACTATCCGCCCTTCTCGCTGCTCTCGGCGCTGCGCGGCGATCCGCGGATCGATGTCCAGCTGAACCCCTCGACCGCGGTCAGCCACGTGCTGCTCAACGTTAGCAAGGCACCGCTCAACAACGCCAAGCTGCGCCAGGCGCTCTCCTGGGCGACCGACCGTCCGGGCATCGTGAAGGGCGTGCTGTACGGCAACGGGACGGCCGCGACGTCGTTCCTTCCGATCACGACGCCGTTTTTCGACAAGCAACTGAAGGCGTACACCCTCGATCTCAACAAGGCGCAGGCGCTGCTCAAGGAATCGGGCGTCCCCACGCCGGTGACCCTGCGCGCGATGGTGCAGTCGGGCAACGCCGACGCGCAGACCACGACGACGCTCTTGAAGGGCATGTGGGCGAAGATCGGCGTGAACCTCGAGATCGAGCCGCTCGACCGCGCCGCCGCGACGCAGCGGATGCGGAACCTCGACTACCAGGTCTACGCCGGCGGGTGGACCAACGATGTGCCCGATCCGTCCGAGCTCGCGTCCTACGAGTTCGACTATGTGACCGCCAAGTCGTACCACACCGGGTACCAGTCGGCCGCGATGACCGCGCTGATCAAGCAAGGCGAGCGCGAGATGGACCCGGCCAAGCGGCGGCAGATCTACTACAAGATGCAGGAGTTGGCGATCCAGGACGCGCCGCTGATCTGGCTGTACTACGCGCCGTACACGGACGCGCTCAACAAGAACATGCACGGGTTCGTGCAGCTGGCCACGGGGCCGTGGATCTTCACGAACGTCACCGTGGCGCAGTAGCCTGAGCCGCGCCGGCGGCCGCCGCGTGTCGCGGCGGCCGCCGGATTCCGGAGCGCTCGAACGTGCTGCGCTATGCCCTCGGGCGGATCGGCCAGATGGTGCCGATCGCGCTCCTCGTGACCGTCCTGATCTTTCTGCTGATCAAGCTGGTGCCGGGCGATCCGGCCTCGGCTATTCTCGGCGACCGGGCGACGGACGCCTCGGTGCGGGCGCTGCGGCATCAGTGGGGGCTCGACCGCCCGATCTGGGAGCAGTACGCCGTCTACATGCGTAACCTCGCGACCGGCAACCTCGGCCAGTCGCTCCGCTACCAGACCCCCGTCACGTCGATGCTGCCGCGCCGGACGGGCGTCACGTTTTTCCTGATCGTCTACAGCCTGCTGCTGTCGGTACTGATTGCGGTGCCGCTCGCGCTCCTCGCAGCGCTGTACCGCAACCGCTGGCCGGACCATGTGATCCGGGCGTTCATGGCGCTGCCGCTCGCCTCGCCGGCGTTCTGGATCGGCATCCTGCTGCTGATCGTCTTCGCGTTGAAGCTGCGCCTCCTGCCGGCGGAGGGGTACGGCGAGGGCTTCGCGGACCACCTGCAGCACCTGTTCTTGCCGGCGCTGACGCTCTCGTACGCGTTCGCCTCGGTCCTGAGCCGAAACTTGCGCTCGTCGCTGATCGACGTGCTCACGACCACCTACGTCGACTTCGCGCGGGCGAAGGGGCTGCGGGGCCGCACCGTGCTGTTCGGCCACGTGCTGCGCGCCGCGATGCTGCCCATCGTGACGCTCGTGGGTGTGCGGCTCTCCTACGCCATCGGCGGCTCGGTCGTGATCGAGACGGTGTTCGCGATCCCGGGGCTGGGCTCGTGGATGGTCGACTCGATCCTCTCCCGCGACTACGTTGTGGTGCAGACGCTGACGCTGATGTTCGCGCTCGGCACGATGCTGATCAACCTCATCACCGACCTCGTGTACCCGCTGTTCGACCCGCGGGTGCGCGTGGGATGAGGGCCGGGGCATGAGCGCGGACGCCGGCACGACCGTCGCGGCCGCCGCCGTTCCCGCGTCGCGTCCGGCGCGCCTCAGGCCGCCGCTCGGGATCGTCGCCGGCGGGCTCATGCTGCTCGCGCTCACGGGCGCCACCATCCTCGCACCCGCGCTGCTGCCCACGGACCCGAACGCGCAGGACCTCAACGCGATGCTGCAGGCGCCGTCGGCGGCCCATCCGTTCGGCACCGACAACTACGGCCGCGACGTCCTGACGCGCGTCCTCTACGGCGCGGGCATCGACCTGCGCATCGGGGTGCTCGCGGTCGTCTTTCCGTTCATCTTCGGCTCGCTCGCCGGGGCCGCCGCCGGCTACGCCGGCGGGTGGGCCGACGCGCTCGTCATGCGCACGGTCGACGTGATCACGGCCGTGCCGTTCACCGTGCTGGTCATCGCCATCGTCGCGTTCCTCGGCCCGGGCGAAACCAACATCCTCATCGCGATCGGCGCGGTCGACTGGATCATTTTCGCGCGGCTCGTCCGCGGCGAAGTGTTGCGGGAGAAGAACCTCGAGTACGTGGCCGCCTTGCGCGCGTTCGGCTTCAGCAGCCGGCGCATCGTCTTCCGGCACATCCTGCCAAACGCGATCGCACCGGCGGTCACGTTCCTCGCCTCGGACATCGTGCTCGTGATCCTGACGGCCTCCGCGCTCGGCTTCCTCGGGCTCGGCCTCCGCCCTCCGGCGCCGGAGTGGGGACTCATGATCGCGGAGGGCCGGACTTTCATGTACACCGCCTGGTGGGTCGCGACGATGCCCGGGTTTGCCTGCATGTTCGCGGGCATCGGGTTCATCCTGGTCGGCGACGGCCTCTCGGACTTGCTGCGCGTGCGGGGCCAGTGACTCCGCCCGCGGCAATTTCGTCGTCGCCGGCGAGCCCACCGCAAGGCGGTCCGCCCGCCCTTGCCGTCGAGAACCTCCGGCTCGAGATCCCAACCCGGCGGGGGGTCGTAGCGGCGGTGCGCGGCGTGAGCTTCGCCGTCGCGCCCGGCGAGAC
This is a stretch of genomic DNA from bacterium. It encodes these proteins:
- a CDS encoding ABC transporter substrate-binding protein, whose translation is MFRLMAAAAAAVALVFGLFPSISPTGAAGFKTVISFGVNRAADDLDPVTQDANPNIWAYMQIYQQLVRVNAAGDGFVPDLATSWKVSADGKIWTFTLRPDAVFSTGEPVTSADVVWTFQRAHDLDGPWQWALEPMQAITAVNAHTVAITLKEPFAPFLSDVSLFSNSIGPVSKFKSASHEEISNHPIGSGPYMLVDWKKGEQLTMRANPHYYGRGLPKTPELRIIYIPDDNTRTIALQSGRVDGIDYPPFSLLSALRGDPRIDVQLNPSTAVSHVLLNVSKAPLNNAKLRQALSWATDRPGIVKGVLYGNGTAATSFLPITTPFFDKQLKAYTLDLNKAQALLKESGVPTPVTLRAMVQSGNADAQTTTTLLKGMWAKIGVNLEIEPLDRAAATQRMRNLDYQVYAGGWTNDVPDPSELASYEFDYVTAKSYHTGYQSAAMTALIKQGEREMDPAKRRQIYYKMQELAIQDAPLIWLYYAPYTDALNKNMHGFVQLATGPWIFTNVTVAQ
- a CDS encoding ABC transporter permease gives rise to the protein MLRYALGRIGQMVPIALLVTVLIFLLIKLVPGDPASAILGDRATDASVRALRHQWGLDRPIWEQYAVYMRNLATGNLGQSLRYQTPVTSMLPRRTGVTFFLIVYSLLLSVLIAVPLALLAALYRNRWPDHVIRAFMALPLASPAFWIGILLLIVFALKLRLLPAEGYGEGFADHLQHLFLPALTLSYAFASVLSRNLRSSLIDVLTTTYVDFARAKGLRGRTVLFGHVLRAAMLPIVTLVGVRLSYAIGGSVVIETVFAIPGLGSWMVDSILSRDYVVVQTLTLMFALGTMLINLITDLVYPLFDPRVRVG
- a CDS encoding ABC transporter permease — its product is MSADAGTTVAAAAVPASRPARLRPPLGIVAGGLMLLALTGATILAPALLPTDPNAQDLNAMLQAPSAAHPFGTDNYGRDVLTRVLYGAGIDLRIGVLAVVFPFIFGSLAGAAAGYAGGWADALVMRTVDVITAVPFTVLVIAIVAFLGPGETNILIAIGAVDWIIFARLVRGEVLREKNLEYVAALRAFGFSSRRIVFRHILPNAIAPAVTFLASDIVLVILTASALGFLGLGLRPPAPEWGLMIAEGRTFMYTAWWVATMPGFACMFAGIGFILVGDGLSDLLRVRGQ